One stretch of Streptomyces sp. MMBL 11-1 DNA includes these proteins:
- a CDS encoding VWA domain-containing protein, whose amino-acid sequence MFLAAYKAGLRLRERAEMDPSRLVNHVIVTALVESPDFAALRRETVGDPYAAAMAVLAQSGALRRMLERSEDAQRQAEQAANARQDAENAATAVADALQRAAEETDADGDVPASAADAVHRAIEAAEAAGRTARQAAQGAAQGAATVPGLRTDAHHAAAEAAEAVREEAVLMRAWGMGSGELERMPYARRARLAERLRAGRLARWAELIGRFRQMADGERARKVESTAGELVGVTLGDDLSRLIPSELANLGLPELRAVFAARYAAGELMLYDSQGEQPTGRGAVIACVDTSHSMYAAGPGGVTREAWSKACALALLDQARHAGRDFVGILFSAEDRIQVHRFPAGPPAGVEQVLDFAETFLGGGTSYQTPLTAARELLEEEFDDAATPRGDIVMITDDECGVTEAWMRGWNDAKRALGFRVFGLAVGAPGAAEAGSVLDALCDNLRSIEDLTDVHAAADLFRLI is encoded by the coding sequence GTGTTCCTGGCCGCCTACAAGGCCGGCCTCCGACTGCGCGAGCGTGCGGAGATGGACCCCTCGCGGCTGGTCAACCACGTGATCGTCACCGCCTTGGTGGAGTCTCCCGACTTCGCCGCACTGCGCAGGGAAACCGTCGGGGACCCGTACGCCGCCGCCATGGCCGTCCTCGCCCAGTCCGGCGCCCTGCGCAGGATGCTGGAGCGCTCCGAGGACGCCCAGCGGCAGGCCGAACAGGCGGCGAACGCCCGCCAGGACGCCGAGAACGCGGCGACCGCCGTGGCCGACGCGCTCCAGCGGGCCGCCGAGGAGACCGATGCGGACGGCGACGTACCGGCCTCGGCCGCCGACGCCGTGCACCGGGCGATCGAGGCCGCCGAGGCGGCCGGGCGCACGGCTCGGCAGGCCGCGCAGGGCGCCGCACAGGGCGCCGCCACTGTTCCCGGCCTCCGCACCGACGCGCACCACGCCGCGGCGGAGGCCGCCGAGGCCGTGCGGGAGGAGGCCGTACTGATGCGGGCCTGGGGCATGGGCTCCGGCGAGCTGGAACGGATGCCGTACGCACGGCGCGCCCGGCTCGCCGAGCGGCTGCGCGCCGGCCGCCTCGCCCGGTGGGCCGAACTGATCGGCCGCTTCCGGCAGATGGCCGACGGGGAGCGCGCCCGCAAGGTGGAGAGCACCGCCGGGGAGCTGGTCGGCGTCACGCTCGGCGACGACCTCTCCCGCCTGATCCCCTCCGAGCTGGCCAACCTCGGCCTGCCCGAACTGCGGGCCGTCTTCGCCGCGCGGTACGCCGCCGGGGAGCTGATGCTCTACGACAGCCAGGGAGAGCAGCCGACAGGGCGGGGCGCGGTCATCGCGTGCGTGGACACCTCGCACTCGATGTACGCGGCAGGGCCCGGCGGGGTCACGCGGGAGGCGTGGTCCAAGGCGTGCGCCCTGGCGCTGCTGGACCAGGCCCGCCATGCCGGGCGCGACTTCGTCGGCATCCTGTTCTCCGCCGAGGACAGGATCCAGGTCCACCGCTTCCCGGCCGGCCCGCCCGCAGGCGTCGAGCAGGTGCTCGACTTCGCGGAAACCTTCCTCGGCGGCGGCACCAGCTACCAGACGCCCCTGACAGCGGCCCGCGAACTGCTGGAGGAGGAGTTCGACGACGCCGCCACCCCGCGCGGCGACATCGTGATGATCACCGACGACGAATGCGGTGTCACCGAGGCATGGATGCGTGGCTGGAACGACGCCAAGCGGGCGCTGGGCTTCCGCGTCTTCGGCCTCGCCGTCGGCGCCCCGGGGGCCGCCGAGGCCGGCTCGGTCCTGGACGCGCTGTGCGACAACCTCCGCTCCATCGAGGACCTCACCGACGTCCACGCCGCCGCGGATCTCTTCCGCCTCATCTGA
- a CDS encoding AAA family ATPase, with amino-acid sequence MRDVRGTDVRDAGDAQGTAAGLRAICEEVSDRFYERADVVRTLVVALLAGQHSLVLGPPGTAKSEIARELTGRVEGAAYWEILLSKFTAPTRMFGPVDVAALARGEYRQVYEGRATTAHVAFIDEIFKCSTAALNETLGYLNERIYHPESGGEPIRCPLIGAITASNELPTGQDTAAIYDRLLVRIEVGYLADPSNFAALVRSAVSRPAAPVRTTVELAALQYAVTVSVPAVDVPDAIVDAVCALRAALRRKELVASDRRWRQAVGLLQASAYLDGRPAVAETDLSVLTHVLWDSPAQRPTVEREVLHLVNPDAKEALDLADALDELEAQLDAMAGQSREALSDWVIKKAHNRLATAGKRLERLRAEAAGAGRSTAAIDRVAGRQRAVRARVLTEALGMDASMVRAQL; translated from the coding sequence ATGCGGGACGTGCGAGGTACAGACGTGCGAGACGCAGGGGACGCGCAGGGCACCGCCGCCGGGCTGCGGGCGATCTGCGAAGAGGTGTCGGACCGCTTCTACGAGCGGGCCGACGTGGTGCGCACGCTCGTGGTGGCGCTGCTCGCCGGGCAGCACTCGCTGGTGCTCGGCCCGCCCGGGACGGCGAAGTCCGAGATCGCCCGGGAGCTCACCGGCAGGGTCGAGGGGGCGGCCTACTGGGAGATCCTCCTGTCGAAGTTCACCGCGCCGACGAGGATGTTCGGTCCCGTCGACGTCGCCGCGCTGGCCCGCGGGGAGTACCGCCAGGTGTACGAGGGCCGCGCCACGACCGCGCACGTCGCGTTCATCGACGAGATCTTCAAGTGCTCCACGGCGGCGCTGAACGAGACCCTGGGCTATCTCAACGAGCGGATCTACCACCCGGAGAGCGGCGGGGAACCGATCCGCTGCCCCCTGATCGGCGCCATCACGGCGAGCAACGAACTGCCCACCGGACAGGACACGGCCGCGATCTACGACCGGCTGCTGGTGCGGATCGAGGTCGGGTACCTGGCGGACCCGTCGAACTTCGCCGCGCTGGTCCGATCCGCCGTCAGCCGGCCGGCGGCACCGGTCCGTACCACCGTCGAGCTGGCCGCGCTGCAGTACGCCGTGACCGTGTCCGTTCCGGCCGTGGACGTCCCCGACGCCATCGTGGACGCCGTGTGCGCGCTGCGGGCGGCCCTGCGCCGCAAGGAACTCGTCGCCTCCGACCGCCGCTGGCGGCAGGCGGTGGGACTGCTCCAGGCCTCCGCGTACCTCGACGGACGCCCGGCGGTCGCCGAGACCGACCTGTCCGTGCTCACCCACGTCCTGTGGGACTCCCCGGCCCAGCGCCCCACCGTCGAGCGCGAGGTACTGCACCTGGTCAACCCCGACGCCAAGGAGGCGCTCGACCTGGCCGACGCCCTCGACGAGCTGGAGGCACAGCTCGACGCCATGGCGGGGCAGTCCCGCGAGGCGCTGAGCGACTGGGTCATCAAGAAGGCCCACAACAGGCTCGCCACGGCGGGCAAGCGGCTGGAGAGACTGCGCGCCGAGGCGGCGGGCGCCGGCCGCTCCACCGCCGCCATCGACCGGGTCGCCGGCCGTCAGCGCGCCGTCCGCGCCCGCGTCCTCACCGAGGCACTCGGCATGGACGCGAGCATGGTCAGGGCCCAGCTCTGA
- a CDS encoding DUF7873 family protein, with product MAKLNQIIAVEKGVKSKAHQDLTAAHHGLQKTGLLAGISRTYQPKDEEGEQLPPESTLVQVKAEDVLRETAVTLTRLFDVTATKDWANCSARADVSVDGRVLVSEVPVSYLLFLEKQLTDLNTFVRKLPVLDAAEAWVQDPSTDSWKTEPVRTVRTKKVPRNHVKAEATEKHPAQVEVYYEDIPIGYWTTVKFSGALPARRVNELLDRIEKLQQAVKFAREEANGAEVTDQRVGDAVFGYLFG from the coding sequence GTGGCGAAACTCAATCAGATCATCGCAGTGGAGAAGGGCGTCAAGTCCAAGGCACACCAGGACCTGACGGCGGCTCATCACGGCCTCCAGAAGACCGGACTGCTGGCCGGGATCTCCCGTACCTACCAGCCCAAGGACGAGGAGGGCGAACAGCTTCCGCCCGAGTCGACGCTCGTCCAGGTCAAGGCCGAGGACGTGCTGCGGGAGACCGCGGTCACCCTGACCCGGCTCTTCGATGTGACCGCCACGAAGGACTGGGCGAACTGCTCGGCCAGGGCCGATGTGTCGGTCGACGGCCGGGTGCTGGTGAGCGAGGTGCCGGTGTCGTATCTGCTCTTCCTGGAGAAGCAGCTGACCGACCTCAACACCTTCGTCCGCAAGCTGCCCGTGCTGGACGCGGCCGAGGCCTGGGTCCAGGACCCGTCGACCGACTCCTGGAAGACCGAGCCGGTCCGCACGGTCCGCACGAAGAAGGTGCCCCGCAACCACGTGAAGGCGGAGGCCACCGAGAAGCACCCGGCGCAGGTCGAGGTGTACTACGAGGACATCCCGATCGGGTACTGGACGACGGTCAAGTTCTCCGGGGCGCTGCCGGCGCGACGCGTCAACGAACTGCTGGACCGGATCGAGAAGCTCCAGCAGGCCGTGAAGTTCGCCCGCGAGGAGGCCAACGGCGCGGAGGTCACCGACCAGCGGGTGGGTGATGCGGTATTCGGTTACCTCTTCGGGTGA
- a CDS encoding SWIM zinc finger family protein, whose product MSPRPATGPAARRSAPRARPGPDDLRRTFEAVPARTSAEGEPFAGSWWGRAWVDALESLSMDEARLARGRAYADDGQVAAITVTPGRVVAYVHGSRARPYRAELRLRTFTDPGWETLLDAVAAHPGHLSALLAKEMPHSLAHTAEEAGVRLLPAADDLDPSCTCPDHGRPCKHVAALCFQTALLLDSDPFVLLLMRGRGERELLDELGRRNAEHSARERPAAPDVPSVGAREAFAARFLPPLPAPLPVPPHPGQPPSYPDLPGARDPLALDHLATDAAARAHALLTTGRDPLAGLTPWQDAVRLAAARRTAGLTATTRALYRELAYATGRTTTDLARAVAAWRQGDAEGLAVLETPWDPPAGPFDRARPALAAAGFPRFTPRRNHLTHPDGSLQLRFGHDHRWYGYESDPGADDWWPRAAPGPDPVSVLEAMLAGDSVPDTTGDDDPHYVR is encoded by the coding sequence ATGAGCCCCCGCCCGGCCACCGGCCCCGCCGCCCGGCGATCGGCCCCCCGCGCCCGGCCCGGCCCGGACGATCTGCGGCGCACCTTCGAGGCGGTGCCCGCCCGCACATCCGCCGAGGGCGAGCCGTTCGCGGGCAGCTGGTGGGGCCGGGCCTGGGTGGACGCGCTGGAGTCGCTGTCGATGGACGAGGCCCGCCTCGCCCGCGGCCGCGCGTACGCCGACGACGGGCAGGTCGCCGCGATCACCGTCACCCCCGGACGCGTCGTCGCCTATGTGCACGGCAGCCGGGCCCGCCCCTACCGCGCCGAACTGCGGCTGCGCACCTTCACCGACCCCGGCTGGGAGACCCTGCTCGACGCGGTCGCCGCCCACCCCGGCCACCTGTCCGCGCTGCTGGCCAAGGAGATGCCGCACTCCCTGGCCCACACCGCCGAGGAGGCCGGTGTCCGGCTGCTGCCCGCCGCCGACGACCTCGACCCGAGCTGCACCTGCCCCGACCACGGGCGGCCCTGCAAACACGTCGCCGCCCTCTGCTTCCAGACGGCCCTGCTGCTCGACAGTGACCCGTTCGTCCTCCTGCTGATGCGGGGCCGGGGCGAGCGCGAGCTGCTGGACGAGCTGGGCCGGCGCAACGCCGAGCACTCCGCCCGCGAGCGCCCCGCCGCCCCCGACGTTCCGTCGGTCGGGGCCCGGGAGGCCTTCGCCGCCCGCTTCCTGCCGCCGCTCCCGGCGCCCCTGCCCGTACCGCCGCACCCCGGCCAGCCACCGTCGTATCCCGATCTGCCCGGCGCCCGCGACCCGCTGGCCCTGGACCACCTCGCCACCGACGCCGCCGCCCGCGCCCACGCCCTGCTGACCACGGGCCGTGATCCGCTGGCCGGGCTCACCCCGTGGCAGGACGCGGTCCGCCTCGCCGCCGCACGGCGGACCGCCGGGCTCACCGCCACCACCCGCGCGCTCTACCGGGAGCTGGCCTACGCCACCGGCCGCACCACCACCGACCTCGCCCGCGCCGTCGCCGCCTGGCGACAGGGCGACGCCGAGGGCCTCGCGGTCCTGGAGACGCCCTGGGACCCGCCGGCCGGCCCCTTCGACCGGGCCAGGCCCGCCCTCGCCGCCGCCGGCTTCCCGCGCTTCACGCCCCGGCGCAACCACCTCACCCACCCGGACGGTTCGCTCCAGCTCCGCTTCGGCCACGACCACCGGTGGTACGGCTACGAATCCGACCCCGGCGCCGACGACTGGTGGCCGCGAGCCGCTCCGGGCCCCGACCCGGTCTCCGTCCTCGAAGCGATGCTGGCCGGTGACTCCGTACCGGACACCACCGGGGACGACGACCCCCACTACGTACGGTAA
- a CDS encoding DEAD/DEAH box helicase has translation MTAGARESERRDNTGATPRTADAARLLRRAAVFLPGPVPRDGRVAFWDPLADAGPWHDDARGGSGTPFTYVETPDHPDSVPYTDARLTMVRPDPAAGPGSVRAVVTPVALLSVADALPLLLRARHQSSAHPATRCWGAAALHALQLVARGRLLPGLTADGHDAWRAGPRGAEDVAHLRAVAAALPPEGHAAPVPGSGAPRLPDPETLIGAFLDAVADTLPRTPAAAFAMGAPFAAHEPQHLPHAAAWAVEVASGLDAGVRVSLRLDLSAYELFDTADTYAVTAAGEAAETADGSAPEHPDDPAVRHAAAAVVQVHSLADPTYVVDAAALWNGGAGEPFGPRARVDAVLALRRAARVWAPLERLLGQPVPDVLAITEDELYELLSDAGSRLAAAGVEVHWPRELARSLTATAVVRPAPGSATDGTSFFDAEHLFAFDWQLSLGEERLTEAEMDALAEAHRPVVRLRDQWVVVDPALVRKARKRELGLLDPVDALAVALTGSAEVDGERVDAVPAGALAALRTRILAQDTTIAPPPGLDATLRDYQLRGLAWLDRMTSLGLGGCLADDMGLGKTITLIALHLHRAHPSPTLVVCPASLLGNWHREINRFAPGVPVRRFHGTDRTLSDPDGGFVLTTYGTMRSSAPQLAEQSWGLVVADEAQHVKNPHSSTAKALRTIPAPARVALTGTPVENNLSELWALLDWTTPGLLGPLKAFRARHARIVENTGTAAGLGNEEAVERLSRLVRPFLLRRKKSDPGIAPELPPKTETDHPVSLTREQATLYEAAVRETMAQIEAAEGIARRGLVMKLLTSLKQICNHPAQYLKEEPTRLTGRSGKLALLDELLDTILSEEGSVLIFTQYVAMAKLLSAHLASRAIPSQLLHGGTPVAERERMVDRFQSAEVPVFLLSLKAAGTGLNLTRAAHVVHFDRWWNPAVEEQATDRAYRIGQTQPVQVHRIIAEGTVEDRIAELLESKRVLADAVLGSGESALTELSDRDLADLVSLRRPA, from the coding sequence ATGACAGCAGGGGCCCGAGAAAGCGAGCGGCGGGACAACACCGGGGCCACGCCCCGGACCGCGGACGCCGCACGGCTGCTGCGCCGCGCGGCGGTCTTCCTGCCCGGCCCGGTGCCCCGGGACGGTCGCGTCGCCTTCTGGGACCCGCTCGCGGACGCCGGTCCGTGGCACGACGACGCGCGGGGAGGGAGCGGGACGCCCTTCACGTACGTGGAGACCCCCGATCACCCCGACTCCGTCCCGTACACCGACGCCCGGCTCACGATGGTCCGGCCGGACCCGGCGGCGGGCCCCGGGAGCGTCCGCGCCGTGGTGACGCCCGTGGCGTTGCTGTCCGTGGCCGACGCGCTGCCCCTGCTCCTCCGGGCACGTCACCAGAGCTCCGCCCACCCCGCCACGCGCTGCTGGGGCGCGGCCGCTCTGCACGCACTTCAGCTCGTCGCCCGCGGCCGGCTCCTCCCCGGACTCACGGCGGACGGTCACGACGCCTGGCGGGCGGGCCCGAGGGGCGCCGAGGACGTCGCGCATCTGCGGGCGGTCGCCGCCGCCCTGCCGCCCGAGGGGCACGCGGCACCGGTCCCCGGTTCCGGGGCGCCCCGGCTCCCCGACCCCGAAACCCTGATCGGGGCGTTCCTGGACGCCGTCGCCGACACCCTGCCACGCACGCCCGCCGCCGCGTTCGCGATGGGGGCGCCGTTCGCCGCGCACGAGCCCCAGCATCTGCCCCATGCCGCGGCCTGGGCCGTGGAGGTCGCCTCGGGCCTGGACGCGGGCGTGCGGGTCTCGCTGCGGCTGGACCTCTCCGCGTACGAACTGTTCGACACCGCCGACACCTACGCGGTCACGGCCGCCGGGGAGGCGGCGGAGACCGCCGACGGATCTGCGCCGGAACATCCGGACGACCCGGCGGTCCGGCACGCCGCCGCTGCCGTCGTCCAGGTGCACAGCCTCGCCGACCCGACCTACGTGGTGGACGCGGCCGCCCTGTGGAACGGCGGGGCGGGCGAGCCGTTCGGGCCGCGCGCCCGGGTCGACGCGGTGCTGGCGCTGCGCCGCGCCGCCCGCGTCTGGGCCCCGCTGGAACGGCTGCTGGGGCAGCCCGTCCCCGATGTGCTCGCGATCACCGAGGACGAGCTGTACGAGCTGCTGAGCGACGCGGGATCCCGGCTGGCCGCCGCCGGGGTCGAGGTGCACTGGCCGCGCGAGCTGGCCCGTTCCCTCACCGCGACCGCCGTCGTGCGGCCCGCGCCCGGATCGGCCACCGACGGCACGTCCTTCTTCGACGCCGAGCACCTCTTCGCCTTCGACTGGCAGCTGTCCCTGGGGGAGGAGCGGCTGACCGAGGCCGAGATGGACGCCCTGGCCGAGGCCCACCGCCCGGTGGTACGGCTGCGCGACCAGTGGGTGGTCGTCGACCCCGCCCTCGTACGCAAGGCGCGCAAGCGGGAGCTGGGGCTCCTGGACCCGGTGGACGCGCTCGCCGTCGCCCTCACCGGCAGCGCGGAGGTGGACGGCGAGCGGGTGGACGCCGTGCCCGCCGGGGCGCTGGCCGCCCTCCGTACGCGGATCCTCGCCCAGGACACCACGATCGCGCCCCCGCCCGGCCTCGACGCGACCCTGCGCGACTACCAACTGCGCGGTCTGGCCTGGCTGGACCGGATGACCTCGCTCGGGCTCGGCGGCTGCCTCGCCGACGACATGGGCCTCGGCAAGACGATCACCCTCATCGCCCTCCATCTGCACCGGGCGCACCCCTCGCCCACCCTGGTGGTCTGCCCCGCCTCCCTCCTCGGCAACTGGCACCGAGAGATCAACCGCTTCGCCCCCGGCGTCCCCGTGCGCCGCTTCCACGGCACGGACCGCACCCTGAGCGACCCGGACGGCGGCTTCGTCCTCACCACCTACGGCACGATGCGCTCCAGCGCTCCCCAGCTCGCCGAGCAGAGCTGGGGCCTGGTCGTCGCCGACGAGGCGCAGCACGTCAAGAATCCGCACTCCTCCACGGCCAAGGCGCTGCGCACCATCCCTGCCCCGGCCCGGGTCGCCCTCACCGGCACCCCCGTCGAGAACAACCTCTCCGAGCTCTGGGCCCTCCTCGACTGGACCACACCCGGACTGCTCGGCCCGCTCAAGGCGTTCCGGGCCCGGCACGCCCGGATCGTGGAGAACACCGGCACCGCCGCGGGCCTGGGCAACGAGGAGGCGGTGGAGCGGCTGTCCCGGCTGGTGCGGCCCTTCCTCCTGCGGCGCAAGAAGTCCGATCCCGGCATCGCCCCCGAGCTGCCGCCCAAGACGGAGACCGACCACCCCGTCTCCCTCACCCGTGAGCAGGCCACGCTCTACGAGGCTGCCGTCCGCGAGACGATGGCGCAGATCGAGGCGGCGGAGGGCATCGCCCGCCGGGGTCTCGTCATGAAGCTGCTGACCTCGCTCAAGCAGATCTGCAACCACCCCGCCCAGTATCTGAAGGAGGAGCCGACCCGGCTCACGGGCCGCTCCGGCAAGCTCGCCCTCCTCGACGAACTGCTCGACACGATCCTGTCCGAGGAGGGCTCGGTCCTGATCTTCACGCAGTACGTGGCGATGGCGAAGCTCCTCTCCGCACACCTCGCCTCCCGCGCGATTCCCTCCCAGCTCCTCCACGGCGGTACGCCGGTGGCCGAGCGGGAGCGGATGGTGGACCGCTTCCAGTCCGCCGAGGTCCCCGTCTTCCTGCTCTCCCTCAAGGCGGCCGGCACCGGGCTGAATCTGACCCGCGCCGCCCATGTCGTCCACTTCGACCGCTGGTGGAACCCCGCCGTGGAGGAGCAGGCCACCGACCGGGCGTACCGGATCGGCCAGACCCAGCCCGTGCAGGTCCACCGGATCATCGCGGAGGGCACGGTGGAGGACCGGATCGCCGAGCTGCTGGAGTCCAAGCGGGTCCTCGCCGACGCGGTGCTCGGCAGCGGCGAGAGCGCCCTGACCGAGCTCAGCGACCGTGACCTCGCCGACCTCGTATCGCTGCGGAGGCCCGCATGA
- a CDS encoding slipin family protein: MVEELVIALVAVVCAGALYVASAARVIRQYERGVVLRLGRLRKDVRLPGFTMVVPVVDRLHKVNMQIVTMPVPAQDGITRDNVTVRVDAVIYFKVVDPTNAVIAVEDYRFAVSQMAQTSLRSIIGKSDLDDLLSNREKLNQGLEVMIDSPAVSWGVQIDRVEIKDVSLPETMKRSMARQAEADRERRARVINADAELQASKKLAQAAGEMSAQPAALQLRLLQTVVAVAAEKNSTLVLPFPVELLRFLERAQQSAAETGHDEPAVPRAPAVPADLLAPAAPPTAPAPTAPSSPEQPLAHH; encoded by the coding sequence ATGGTTGAGGAACTAGTGATCGCCCTGGTGGCGGTGGTCTGCGCCGGGGCGCTGTACGTGGCCTCGGCGGCGCGGGTGATCCGGCAGTACGAGCGCGGTGTCGTGCTGCGGCTCGGCAGACTGCGGAAGGACGTGCGGCTGCCGGGCTTCACGATGGTCGTGCCGGTGGTCGACCGGCTGCACAAGGTCAACATGCAGATCGTCACCATGCCGGTGCCCGCCCAGGACGGCATCACCCGGGACAACGTCACCGTCCGCGTGGACGCGGTCATCTACTTCAAGGTGGTCGACCCGACGAACGCCGTCATCGCGGTGGAGGACTACCGGTTCGCCGTCTCGCAGATGGCCCAGACCTCGCTCAGGTCGATTATCGGCAAGAGCGACCTGGACGATCTGCTGTCCAACCGCGAGAAGCTCAACCAGGGGCTGGAGGTCATGATCGACAGCCCGGCGGTCAGCTGGGGCGTGCAGATCGACCGGGTCGAGATCAAGGACGTCTCCCTGCCGGAGACCATGAAGCGGTCCATGGCCCGCCAGGCCGAGGCCGACCGGGAGCGGCGCGCCAGGGTGATCAACGCCGACGCGGAGCTCCAGGCCTCGAAGAAGCTGGCCCAGGCGGCGGGCGAGATGTCCGCCCAGCCCGCGGCGCTCCAGCTGAGGCTGCTGCAGACCGTGGTCGCCGTCGCGGCGGAGAAGAACTCCACGCTGGTGCTGCCCTTCCCGGTGGAGCTGCTCCGGTTCCTGGAGCGCGCGCAGCAGTCGGCGGCGGAGACGGGGCACGACGAACCCGCCGTACCCCGTGCCCCGGCCGTACCTGCCGACCTCCTCGCCCCCGCCGCGCCTCCCACCGCCCCCGCCCCGACCGCACCGTCCTCACCGGAACAGCCCCTCGCCCATCACTGA
- a CDS encoding class I SAM-dependent methyltransferase — MSESLVREGYEGTGPGAITPDGCAVELYRRLSVGEEPDVIAGAAPAGASILELGCGAGRVTHPLVRRGFRMTAVDESPEMLEQIVGARRVRSPIETLDLGGERFDVVLLGSFLVHAGEHRVRDGMLRVCRDHVRDDGIVLVQREGAAHRSELPWERTDPSGGLIRIVSADPVGDGVRSVRAEYHFDDARWTQTFLSRELSDEDIARHLATAGLTLDRTLTDDGTWLLARPVL; from the coding sequence ATGAGCGAATCACTGGTACGCGAAGGGTACGAGGGGACCGGGCCCGGAGCCATCACGCCGGACGGGTGCGCGGTCGAGCTGTATCGCAGGCTGTCCGTCGGCGAGGAGCCGGACGTGATCGCGGGCGCGGCCCCCGCCGGGGCGAGCATCCTCGAACTGGGCTGCGGGGCGGGCCGGGTGACCCATCCGCTGGTGCGGCGCGGGTTCAGGATGACGGCGGTGGACGAGTCGCCGGAGATGCTGGAGCAGATCGTCGGGGCACGCAGGGTGCGGAGCCCCATCGAAACGCTGGACCTGGGCGGCGAGCGGTTCGACGTGGTGCTGCTCGGTTCCTTCCTGGTCCACGCGGGCGAGCACCGGGTGCGCGACGGGATGCTGCGCGTCTGCCGTGACCATGTGCGGGACGACGGGATCGTCCTCGTCCAGCGCGAAGGGGCGGCGCACCGCTCGGAGCTGCCGTGGGAGCGGACCGACCCGTCCGGCGGTCTGATCCGGATCGTCTCCGCGGATCCGGTGGGCGACGGAGTGCGCTCGGTGCGCGCGGAGTATCACTTCGACGACGCGCGGTGGACGCAGACCTTCCTGTCGCGGGAGCTGTCCGACGAGGACATCGCCCGGCATCTGGCGACGGCCGGACTCACGCTGGACCGCACCCTCACCGACGACGGGACCTGGCTGCTGGCCCGGCCCGTGCTCTGA
- a CDS encoding DUF6343 family protein: MRTGSEPATARSPLRMRLWLSLWGMLWALFGLVAFSLAGRPGWAAACGVVLLLATLDLCVIRYRMRQGPHYQPGRDIPPYEPDRGDGRPRRAGPGPDSGWKNGGRAGPSSGRP, encoded by the coding sequence ATGCGTACCGGCAGTGAACCCGCGACCGCCCGCAGTCCGCTGCGGATGCGGCTCTGGCTGAGCCTGTGGGGCATGCTCTGGGCCCTCTTCGGCCTGGTGGCGTTCTCCCTTGCCGGACGGCCGGGCTGGGCCGCGGCCTGCGGGGTGGTACTGCTGCTCGCGACCCTGGACCTCTGCGTGATCCGATACCGCATGCGCCAGGGCCCGCACTACCAGCCGGGCCGGGACATCCCACCGTACGAGCCGGACCGCGGCGACGGCCGTCCACGCCGGGCGGGGCCCGGCCCGGACAGCGGCTGGAAGAACGGGGGGCGGGCGGGCCCTTCCTCCGGGCGCCCCTAG
- a CDS encoding tetratricopeptide repeat protein, whose translation MPERNPETHVIDFRAAEQLLDARDPRGAVKLLDSVIAAHPENTAARLLRARAFFAAAQLRPAELEFELVLEREPDNAFAHFALARTFERAGRPEQATRHFRLAAALDPKPEYLRAAKFDGGPDGTP comes from the coding sequence GTGCCCGAAAGGAATCCGGAGACCCATGTCATCGACTTCCGCGCGGCCGAGCAACTGCTCGACGCCCGGGACCCCCGAGGCGCCGTCAAGCTCCTCGACTCGGTGATCGCCGCGCATCCCGAGAACACCGCCGCCCGGCTGCTCCGGGCCCGCGCCTTCTTCGCCGCCGCCCAGCTGCGCCCCGCCGAGCTGGAGTTCGAGCTGGTGCTGGAGCGCGAGCCGGACAACGCGTTCGCCCACTTCGCCCTGGCCCGCACCTTCGAGCGGGCGGGGCGTCCCGAGCAGGCGACCCGGCACTTCCGCCTGGCGGCGGCGCTCGACCCGAAGCCGGAGTACCTCCGGGCCGCGAAGTTCGACGGCGGTCCTGACGGCACGCCCTAG
- the coaE gene encoding dephospho-CoA kinase, translating to MLKVGLTGGIGAGKSEVSRLLVKYGAVLIDSDRIAREVVEPGTPGLAAVVEEFGPGVLTAKGALDRPALGALVFADAGRLAALNAIVHPLVGARAAELERAAPEDAVVVHDVPLLTENGLAPLYDLVVVVDATAGTQLERLVTLRGMTEADARARMAAQATRDQRRAVADLIVDNDGPLEALEPQVRAVWEELVRRAAAR from the coding sequence ATGCTGAAAGTGGGCCTGACCGGCGGCATCGGCGCCGGCAAGAGCGAAGTGTCGCGGCTGCTCGTGAAGTACGGCGCCGTCCTGATCGACTCCGACCGGATCGCCCGTGAGGTCGTCGAGCCCGGGACTCCCGGACTCGCGGCCGTCGTCGAGGAGTTCGGGCCGGGCGTCCTGACCGCCAAAGGCGCTCTGGACCGCCCGGCGCTCGGCGCGCTCGTCTTCGCCGACGCCGGGCGTCTGGCCGCGCTCAACGCGATCGTCCACCCGCTGGTCGGCGCCCGGGCGGCCGAACTGGAACGGGCGGCCCCCGAGGACGCCGTCGTCGTCCACGACGTCCCCCTCCTCACGGAGAACGGGCTCGCGCCCCTCTACGACCTGGTCGTGGTCGTCGACGCCACCGCCGGGACCCAGCTCGAACGGCTCGTCACGCTGCGCGGGATGACGGAGGCCGACGCCCGTGCCAGGATGGCCGCACAGGCCACCCGCGACCAGCGCCGGGCCGTCGCCGACCTGATCGTGGACAACGACGGGCCGTTGGAGGCGCTGGAACCCCAGGTCCGCGCGGTCTGGGAGGAGTTGGTCCGCAGGGCCGCCGCCCGCTGA